From one Planococcus citri chromosome 3, ihPlaCitr1.1, whole genome shotgun sequence genomic stretch:
- the LOC135840484 gene encoding glutamic acid-rich protein-like translates to MKWPNLFGRKNQDPNSPEGDEFPLAELADDLKKLEEKIPDEHYPVHGLNPHHSEGSEHEPENSPDSHYYSAENPDDKSGNESLEPETMGEMLEEELEELEKEAHSPEKPDHQWPDWSWNHHDDQEPESHKPHSEKHGHDGTHHDGHSPEEEHGSPKHHKESHQPKKHDVDEKEDFSEIPSWFWAPATKDSKSKEHKNHHPQKHDTELYQETNYDVRDIGNNREKAKTQGDDSDGDGTEDEDDDDGSDDDENKDGNETDDNDEDDDNDVGHEKEKGNDEIDPDEEEILKELEERNKEKDKGKKKPKRDSSDEADDDSDSDDEDDDDDDDDDDDGAADDQYLDEAKKNFSIWNLVLPMIKEQLPSIPNPFSVLNRVTVSFGSINDLQRDPEYLQKSLIKKVNQKYNEKHEKALPGTTISFWPPTITRG, encoded by the exons ATGAAGTGGCCGAATTTATTTGGTCGTAAAAATCAAGATCCCAATTCGCCCGAAGGTGATGAATTTCCCTTA gcAGAATTGGccgatgatttgaaaaaattggaagaaaaaatacCCGATGAA CATTATCCCGTTCATGGTCTGAATCCGCATCATTCTGAAGGATCTGAACATGAACCTGAAAACTCACCTGACTCT CATTATTACTCAGCTGAAAATCCTGATGATAAATCTGGAAATGAATCACTTGAGCCGGAAACCATGGgg GAAATGTTGGAAGAAGAATTAGAAGAACTAGAAAAAGAAGCTCATAGTCCG GAGAAACCAGATCATCAATGGCCG GATTGGTCTTGGAATCACCACGATGATCAAGAACCAGAGTCACACAAGCCACATTCTGAG AAACATGGACATGATGGTACTCATCATGATGGACATTCTccg GAAGAGGAACATGGCAGTCCTAAACATCACAAAGAGTCACATCAGCCAAAGAAACATGATGTG GATGAAAAAGAAgacttttcagaaattcca agTTGGTTTTGGGCCCCTGCAACGAAAGATTCTAAATCCAAAGAACATAAGAATCATCATCCTCAAAAACATGATACTGAA CTTTATCAGGAAACCAATTACGAT GTTCGTGATATTGGAAATAATCGAGAG aaaGCAAAAACGCAAGGAGATGATAGCGATGGTGACGGAACGGAGGACGAAGATGACGATGACGGttccgacgacgacgaaaataAAGATGGAAATGAAACTGACGATAACGACGAAGATGATGATAATGACGTCGGTCACGAG aaagaaaaaggaaacgACGAAATAGATCCAGACGAGGAGGAAATTCTAAAAGAATTAGAAGAACGAAACAAAGAGAAAGATAAAGGTAAAAAGAAACCTAAACGCGACAGCAGTGATGAAGCTGATGATGATTCCGATTCagacgacgaagacgatgatgatgacgatgacgacgacgacgacggagcAGCAGACGACCAGTATTTAGATGAAGCCAAAAAGAACTTCTCTATTTGGAATCTCGTTCTGCCAATGATCAAGGAACAGTTGCCTAGTATTCCTAATCCGTTCAGTGTGCTG aATCGAGTCACTGTTTCTTTCGGATCCATTAACGATCTGCAAAGAGATCCGGAGTACTTGCAGAAGTCATTGATTAAAAAAGTCAATCAAAAATATAACGAAAAACACGAGAAAGCCTTACCCGGAACAACCATATCGTTTTGGCCTCCAACTATTACTCGT GGATGA
- the LOC135841178 gene encoding uncharacterized protein LOC135841178 translates to MKTITIFIVFIVLFEGIEPAALNGCAPVNTTFCNGVNVECINGIVTINGKQYKSIKPSDKVEVTFNELKVNDKLVEKIIAAPGTGRSSFLSANPTREANGNKCPSVAKINASHIPHYCRNGQLYVDGEKIENVRPTDSVVINSNELRINGEFVRNIRDGEEKPRKNDNVINDLLGPNVLLRDNVINNRTTSPSRNFNSFNEDSFDNAVFDNAAFNDESSFSFQNNNRPGSNSSSKKRKTPRPVSPKRPRAVKNTRRSVTKTASKSAKTGDVPITTSSDDKKIYGFSGLKVICNGCNGVNSYWKGDKFYINDVEIKNCKRGDKVEINGNEVKLNGKFNTNI, encoded by the exons atgaaaaccatAACCATATTCATCGTTTTCATCGTACTATTTGAA GGAATTGAACCTGCCGCCTTGAACGGATGTGCACCAGTGAATACAACATTCTGTAATGGAGTCAACGTTGAATGTATTAATGGAATAGTTACAATAAATGGCAAACAATACAAATCTATCAAACCATCTGATAAAGTAGAAGTTACCTTCAATGAGTTAAAAGTGAATGACAAACTCGTCGAGAAGATCATCGCAGCCCCTGGAACTGGGAGGAGTTCTTTTCTTAGTGCAAATCCAACACGAGAAGCGAATGGCAATAAATGCCCATCTGTAGCAAAAATAAACGCATCTCATATACCTCACTATTGTAGAAATGGGCAGTTGTATgtagatggtgaaaaaattgaaaatgtaagacCTACAGATAGCGTCGTAATTAATTCAAATGAGCTTAGAATTAATGGTGAATTCGTTCGAAATATTCGAGATGGCGAAGAGAAACCACGCAAAAATGATAACGTAATCAATGATCTTCTCGGACCCAACGTTCTCCTTAGGGACAATGTTATCAATAATCGTACCACTTCTCCATCCAGAAACTTTAATTCATTCAATGAAGACAGTTTTGACAATGCAGTTTTTGATAATGCAGCTTTTAATGACGAGTCGAGCTTCAGCTTTCAGAACAACAATCGCCCTGGATCCAATTCCAGCTCAAAGAAACGTAAAACTCCCAGACCTGTTAGCCCAAAACGACCTAGGGCTGTTAAAAATACTAGGAGATCGGTAACGAAGACCGCAAGTAAAAGCGCTAAGACGGGAGACGTGCCAATAACTACTTCCAGTGATGATAAGAAAATTTACGGTTTTTCTGGATTGAAGGTAATTTGTAATGGATGTAATGGTGTGAATTCTTACTGGAAAGGTgacaaattttacatcaacgacgttgaaataaaaaattgcaaacgtGGGGATAAAGTGGAAATCAATGGAAATGAAGTCAAGTTGAATGGCAAATTCAACACCAACATTTAG